The following are encoded in a window of Sminthopsis crassicaudata isolate SCR6 chromosome 5, ASM4859323v1, whole genome shotgun sequence genomic DNA:
- the GALNT4 gene encoding polypeptide N-acetylgalactosaminyltransferase 4, with the protein MKVRIPARWSWLCRGCVLLGALVLAYTVVALSVASLRAPAGDFFTSGRWERGVPGRGEKAEDLAQPLYAKPPPDPGALGEWGEASHLQLQGEEEKQAEELLERYAINIYLSDRISLHRHIRDDRMYECRLKTYDYRRLPTTSVIIAFYNEAWSTLLRTIHSVLETSPAVLLKEIILVDDLSDKVYLKAQLETYISNLQRVRLIRTKKREGLVRARLIGATFATGEVLTFLDCHCECNSGWLEPLLERISQEESVIICPVIDTIDWNTFDFYMQEGEPVIGGFDWHLTFQWQAVPEHERRRWKSRIDPIRSPVMAGGLFAVSKKYFEYLGTYDTGMEVWGGENLELSFRVWQCGGALEIHPCSHVGHVFPKRAPYARPNFRQNTVRAAEVWMDEYKEHFYNRNPLARKETYGDVSERKLLRKRLNCKSFDWYLKNVFPALRVPEDRPGWHGAIRSAGISSECLDYKSPERDPTGAHLSLFGCHGQGGNQFFEYTLKKEFRFSVQTELCMVVPRQKNYVGMQYCPKQGFPVPEEIIWHFKEDGTIYHPQSGMCLSAYRTSEGRPDVQMRTCNTVDKNQIWRFEK; encoded by the coding sequence ATGAAGGTGCGCATCCCAGCCAGGTGGAGTTGGCTCTGCAGGGGCTGCGTGCTGCTGGGCGCCCTCGTGCTGGCCTACACGGTCGTGGCGCTGTCCGTGGCCTCGCTCCGCGCCCCTGCGGGAGACTTCTTCACCTCGGGCAGGTGGGAGAGGGGCGTTCCTGGGCGCGGGGAGAAGGCAGAGGACTTGGCCCAGCCCCTGTACGCGAAGCCCCCGCCGGACCCCGGGGCGCtgggggagtggggagaggcGAGCCACCTCCAGCtccagggggaggaggagaagcaggccGAGGAGCTCCTCGAAAGGTATGCCATTAACATCTACCTGAGCGACAGAATCTCCTTGCACCGGCACATCCGGGACGATCGCATGTATGAGTGCCGGCTCAAGACCTACGACTACCGCCGGCTGCCCACCACCTCGGTCATCATCGCCTTCTACAACGAAGCCTGGTCCACTTTGCTGCGGACCATCCACAGCGTCCTGGAGACTTCCCCCGCGGTCCTCCTGAAGGAGATTATCCTGGTTGATGACTTAAGCGATAAAGTTTATTTGAAAGCTCAGCTGGAAACCTACATCAGCAATCTGCAAAGAGTGCGCCTGATTAGAACCAAGAAGCGGGAGGGGCTGGTCCGAGCCCGGCTCATCGGAGCCACTTTTGCCACGGGGGAGGTGCTCACGTTCCTAGACTGCCACTGTGAGTGTAACTCGGGCTGGCTGGAGCCGCTGTTGGAGAGAATTAGTCAGGAGGAGTCCGTGATCATTTGTCCCGTCATAGACACGATTGATTGGAATACTTTTGACTTTTACATGCAGGAGGGGGAGCCTGTAATTGGGGGGTTTGATTGGCACTTAACATTCCAGTGGCAAGCAGTTCCTGAGCACGAAAGGAGAAGGTGGAAATCCAGAATTGACCCCATCAGATCCCCCGTGATGGCAGGAGGGCTATTTGCTGTCagtaaaaagtattttgaataCCTGGGCACTTACGACACAGGGATGGAAGTATGGGGTGGTGAGAATTTGGAGTTGTCCTTCAGGGTATGGCAGTGTGGAGGGGCCCTAGAGATCCATCCCTGTTCCCACGTAGGGCACGTCTTCCCCAAAAGAGCCCCCTACGCGAGGCCCAATTTCCGTCAGAACACAGTTCGGGCCGCAGAGGTGTGGATGGATGAATATAAAGAGCACTTCTACAATCGCAACCCTTTAGCGAGGAAGGAAACTTACGGTGATGTgtctgaaagaaaattattgagaaaACGGTTGAATTGCAAGAGTTTTGACTGGTATTTGAAAAATGTATTTCCTGCATTACGAGTGCCAGAGGATCGACCTGGCTGGCACGGGGCTATTCGCAGCGCTGGAATCTCTTCAGAGTGTCTCGATTACAAATCTCCAGAACGGGATCCCACGGGAGCTCATCTGTCTCTGTTCGGATGTCACGGGCAAGGAGGCAATCAGTTTTTCGAGTATACCTTAAAGAAAGAGTTCCGCTTCAGTGTCCAGACTGAATTATGTATGGTGGTCCCCAGACAGAAGAATTATGTTGGAATGCAGTACTGTCCTAAACAGGGGTTCCCTGTTCCTGAAGAGATTATTTGGCATTTTAAAGAAGATGGAACAATTTATCATCCTCAATCTGGCATGTGTCTGAGCGCTTACCGGACATCGGAGGGTCGGCCTGATGTCCAAATGAGAACTTGTAACACTGTTGATAAAAACCAAATTTGGAGGTTTGAGAAGTAG